One Microbacterium sp. W4I20 DNA window includes the following coding sequences:
- a CDS encoding glycoside hydrolase family 27 protein, with the protein MSDARRAAAALPPMGWNSWDCFGSSVTEEEVIRNAEFLAEHLAPFGWDTVVVDIQWYESDPGHHDYREVSRPELDEWGRPLPAVSRFPSAVGGSFRPLADRIHALGLRFGVHMMRGVPRVAAEQELPVLGAPGATCASIADRTNVCPWNPDNFGVDMSAPGAQEYYDSLAAQFADWGVDFIKLDDVLYPPVQTAEVAAFSRAIDRTGRPMVLSLSPGKQLSTAHLETLRTHAQLWRISDDLWDEWPQVREQFQRAARWAPLQQSGAWADADMLPFGRIGIRGHVGRDRISRLTVEEQRTVMTLWCLLRSPLMFGGHLPDTPAETLALLTRRAVLALREGRDAGEIVRDGDLVVWRSQVGDREYRALFWLGDEPKTLRAHVDDLGVDPAAFTGACEDAWSGETRAVDDGWVEVDVPAHGVRLLMFG; encoded by the coding sequence GTGAGCGATGCGCGCCGGGCCGCCGCCGCACTGCCGCCGATGGGCTGGAACAGCTGGGACTGCTTCGGCTCCTCCGTCACGGAGGAGGAGGTCATCCGCAACGCCGAGTTCCTGGCGGAGCACCTCGCACCGTTCGGGTGGGACACGGTCGTCGTCGACATCCAGTGGTACGAGTCCGATCCGGGCCATCACGACTACCGCGAGGTGTCGCGGCCCGAGCTCGACGAGTGGGGCCGTCCGCTGCCCGCGGTCAGCCGGTTCCCGTCGGCGGTCGGGGGGTCCTTCCGGCCGCTCGCCGACCGCATCCACGCCCTCGGTCTGCGGTTCGGCGTGCACATGATGCGCGGAGTGCCGCGCGTCGCGGCGGAGCAGGAGCTGCCCGTACTCGGCGCGCCCGGTGCGACCTGCGCGAGCATCGCCGATCGGACGAACGTGTGCCCGTGGAATCCCGACAACTTCGGCGTAGACATGAGTGCGCCCGGCGCCCAGGAGTACTACGACTCGCTCGCCGCGCAGTTCGCCGACTGGGGCGTGGACTTCATCAAGCTCGATGACGTGCTCTATCCGCCGGTGCAGACAGCGGAGGTCGCGGCGTTCTCCCGGGCGATCGACCGCACCGGACGCCCGATGGTGCTCAGCCTCTCCCCCGGCAAGCAGCTGTCGACCGCGCACCTGGAGACGCTGCGCACGCACGCCCAGCTGTGGCGCATCTCGGACGACCTCTGGGACGAGTGGCCGCAGGTGCGGGAGCAGTTCCAGCGCGCGGCTCGCTGGGCGCCGCTGCAGCAGTCGGGTGCGTGGGCGGATGCCGACATGCTGCCGTTCGGGCGCATCGGCATCCGCGGGCATGTCGGCCGTGACCGGATCAGCCGCCTCACGGTGGAGGAGCAGCGCACCGTGATGACCCTGTGGTGCCTGCTGCGCTCCCCGCTCATGTTCGGAGGCCACCTGCCGGACACCCCGGCCGAGACGCTCGCGCTCCTGACGCGCCGCGCGGTGCTGGCGCTCCGCGAAGGGCGGGATGCGGGCGAGATCGTGCGCGACGGCGATCTGGTGGTCTGGAGATCACAGGTCGGCGACCGCGAGTATCGCGCGCTGTTCTGGCTCGGCGATGAACCGAAGACCCTGCGCGCCCACGTCGACGACCTCGGCGTCGATCCAGCCGCGTTCACCGGTGCGTGCGAAGACGCGTGGTCCGGCGAGACACGTGCCGTCGACGACGGATGGGTCGAGGTCGACGTACCCGCGCACGGCGTGCGGCTGCTCATGTTCGGGTGA
- a CDS encoding Gfo/Idh/MocA family protein yields MRDVIVVGAGGMGRAWMDVVQAREGLRASAVVDINPSAARAAAAERGWDVPVFDDVATALREAPADLLLNVTIPEAHREVSEAAIRARVPVLSEKPVTPTVADAMWLSALSVTRGVLLATSQSRRHSAGISAFRETLRDLGGAGQLETQFFQNPRFGGFRDEMASPLLVDMAIHQFDQARFLLGSEPESVYCEEFSPSWSWYRGAAAAQAIFRFSDGSRFGYAGSWCADGLMTSWNGDWRGSAPLGSATWDGETTVRMQGAEGPGQDVPVGSASEGLDAALTEFLTALGGGEAPSGEIRRNIRSLAMVEAAGESAATGSRVELDSVFARAGAAALAEAEAAGEVEIADQLREWEGGPPR; encoded by the coding sequence ATGCGCGACGTCATCGTGGTCGGGGCCGGCGGCATGGGCCGGGCATGGATGGATGTCGTGCAGGCGAGGGAGGGTCTGCGCGCGTCGGCCGTCGTCGACATCAATCCCTCGGCGGCGCGAGCAGCGGCGGCGGAGCGCGGCTGGGATGTGCCGGTCTTCGACGATGTGGCCACCGCGCTGCGCGAGGCGCCGGCCGATCTGCTGCTGAACGTCACGATCCCCGAGGCGCACCGGGAGGTGAGCGAGGCCGCGATCCGCGCCCGCGTCCCGGTGCTCAGTGAGAAGCCGGTGACCCCGACCGTGGCGGACGCGATGTGGCTCAGCGCACTGAGCGTCACGCGCGGGGTGCTGCTCGCGACCAGCCAGTCGCGCCGGCACTCGGCCGGGATCAGTGCCTTCCGCGAGACGCTGCGTGATCTCGGCGGCGCGGGCCAGCTCGAGACGCAGTTCTTCCAGAACCCCCGGTTCGGCGGGTTCCGCGACGAGATGGCCTCGCCGCTGCTGGTCGACATGGCGATCCACCAGTTCGACCAGGCGCGGTTCCTGCTCGGGAGCGAGCCGGAGTCGGTCTACTGCGAAGAGTTCTCGCCCTCGTGGAGCTGGTACCGCGGGGCAGCTGCGGCGCAGGCGATCTTCCGCTTCTCGGACGGCTCGCGCTTCGGATACGCCGGGAGCTGGTGCGCCGACGGCCTGATGACATCGTGGAACGGGGACTGGCGGGGCAGCGCGCCGCTCGGTTCGGCGACGTGGGACGGTGAGACGACCGTGCGGATGCAGGGCGCGGAGGGGCCGGGGCAGGACGTGCCGGTGGGTTCGGCGAGCGAGGGGCTCGACGCCGCGCTCACGGAGTTCCTGACCGCGCTGGGCGGGGGCGAAGCTCCGTCCGGGGAGATCCGCCGCAACATCCGCAGCCTGGCGATGGTCGAGGCGGCAGGGGAGTCGGCGGCGACCGGAAGCAGGGTCGAGCTGGACTCCGTCTTCGCGCGCGCCGGTGCCGCGGCGCTCGCCGAAGCCGAGGCGGCAGGGGAAGTCGAGATCGCCGACCAACTGCGTGAGTGGGAGGGTGGTCCGCCGCGCTGA
- a CDS encoding ThuA domain-containing protein: MTAKRPIRVLVWGENHHEKHDEIPQRIYPDTMHGTIAAGLRELLGDDVVVETATLDDPEHGLSEERLAQTDVLLWWGHIKHDAVDDEVVERVHRHVLGGMGFIPLHSAHFSKIFIRLMGTTCTLRWRQGDDRELVWTVSPTHPIAEGVPHPLVIPAQEMYGEFFDVPAPDELVFVSSFSGGEIFRSGMTFSRGHGRIFYFSPGDQDYPVYHQPEIKRVLANAVGWAFQDRPRAQPRITMQRDGQLELPPE, translated from the coding sequence ATGACTGCGAAGCGACCGATACGGGTTCTGGTCTGGGGCGAGAACCATCACGAGAAGCACGATGAGATTCCGCAGCGGATCTATCCGGACACCATGCACGGCACGATCGCCGCCGGCCTGCGCGAGCTCCTCGGGGATGACGTCGTGGTCGAGACCGCGACGCTCGACGACCCGGAGCACGGTTTGAGCGAGGAACGGCTCGCCCAGACCGATGTGCTGCTGTGGTGGGGGCACATCAAGCACGACGCGGTGGACGACGAGGTGGTCGAACGCGTGCACCGTCACGTGCTCGGAGGCATGGGCTTCATCCCCCTGCATTCGGCGCACTTCTCGAAGATCTTCATCCGACTGATGGGGACCACCTGCACCCTGCGGTGGCGGCAGGGCGATGACCGCGAGCTGGTGTGGACGGTGTCGCCGACGCATCCGATCGCCGAGGGCGTGCCGCATCCGCTCGTGATCCCCGCGCAGGAGATGTACGGGGAGTTCTTCGACGTACCGGCACCCGACGAACTGGTGTTCGTCTCGAGCTTCTCCGGCGGCGAGATCTTCCGCTCGGGCATGACGTTCTCGCGCGGTCACGGCCGCATCTTCTACTTCTCGCCCGGCGACCAGGACTATCCCGTCTATCACCAGCCGGAGATCAAGCGGGTGCTCGCCAACGCCGTCGGGTGGGCCTTCCAGGATCGGCCGCGCGCGCAGCCGCGGATCACGATGCAGCGCGACGGCCAGCTCGAATTGCCGCCGGAATGA
- a CDS encoding beta-glucosidase codes for MTVELSAVDQHRWRDPTLSARERAQALVDELTLEEKVAQLGSVWLTESADAFAPRLSDDLADAVIDPFALGLGQLTRVFGTAPISLRDGVTKLRALQRKVTENQRLGIPALVHEECLTGLAAYGATAFPAPLAWAATFDDELVREMARAIGDDMRAIGVHQGLAPVLDVVRDYRWGRVEETLGEDPYLVGQLGAAYVAGLESAGIIATLKHFAGYAASRGARNHGPVSMGPREFADTVLPPFEMALRQGGARSVMTSYTDVDGIPSTGNRVLLDGILRTEWGFDGTVVADYWAIPFLVSMHRVAADAAEAGALALRAGVDVELPSTVAFAALPRLVREGIVDESDIDRAAVRHLRHKIEAGLLDEESAVPPAAEDVDLDSERNRALSARIAEESIVLLEDDGILPLTVDSRVALIGPAAAEYRSLLGCYAFPNHVLTKYPGHDPGITIPTIEAALRTEPGVGELRFVRGCEILDDAEEIATAVKAARESDVAVVVVGDVAGLFGAGTSGEGCDAPDLRLPGRQHDLVLAVLATGVPTVLVVVSGRPYALGEYGAARAIVQAFFPGADGAGAIAGILSGRVAPSGRLPVQIPRSPSASTTYLEPPLGRHNAGITVADPTPLYPFGYGLTRGRVEYESIDVPAALRTDGAAEVVVAVRNTGASAVEVVQLYASYPSGPVVRPEAQLVGFARIRIPAGARRTVRFTLEAARLAATGLDGRLSVDPGTVVLAAGPSAADRECAVSVRLTGPRHLVLARAGRTAWDVDHGEDEE; via the coding sequence ATGACCGTCGAGCTGAGCGCCGTCGACCAGCATCGGTGGCGCGATCCGACGCTGAGCGCGCGCGAGCGTGCGCAGGCGCTGGTCGACGAGCTCACTCTCGAGGAGAAGGTCGCCCAGCTCGGATCGGTGTGGCTGACCGAGAGCGCCGATGCCTTCGCGCCGCGCCTCTCGGACGATCTCGCGGATGCCGTCATCGACCCGTTCGCGCTCGGCCTCGGCCAGCTCACGCGCGTCTTCGGCACCGCGCCGATCAGCCTGCGCGACGGTGTGACGAAGCTGCGCGCTCTGCAGCGGAAGGTGACGGAGAACCAGCGCCTGGGGATCCCGGCACTGGTGCACGAGGAGTGCCTGACCGGCCTCGCCGCATACGGGGCGACGGCCTTTCCCGCGCCGCTCGCCTGGGCGGCGACATTCGACGACGAGCTGGTGCGGGAGATGGCCCGGGCGATCGGCGACGACATGCGTGCCATCGGCGTGCACCAGGGCCTGGCGCCGGTGCTCGACGTCGTGCGCGATTACCGCTGGGGGCGCGTCGAGGAGACGCTCGGCGAGGATCCGTATCTCGTGGGACAGCTCGGCGCCGCGTACGTCGCGGGGCTCGAGAGCGCCGGGATCATCGCCACGCTGAAGCACTTCGCCGGCTACGCCGCGTCCCGGGGCGCCCGCAATCACGGACCGGTCAGCATGGGGCCGCGCGAGTTCGCCGACACCGTACTCCCGCCCTTCGAGATGGCTTTGCGGCAGGGCGGCGCGCGCAGCGTGATGACCTCCTACACCGATGTGGACGGCATCCCCAGCACGGGCAATCGGGTGCTGCTCGACGGCATCCTGCGCACCGAGTGGGGATTCGACGGCACGGTCGTGGCGGACTACTGGGCGATCCCGTTCCTCGTCTCCATGCATCGGGTCGCGGCGGATGCCGCCGAGGCCGGCGCACTCGCGCTCCGCGCCGGCGTCGACGTCGAACTCCCGTCCACCGTCGCGTTCGCGGCTCTCCCGCGACTGGTCCGCGAGGGCATCGTCGACGAGAGCGACATCGACCGCGCCGCGGTGCGTCATCTGCGGCACAAGATCGAGGCGGGACTGCTCGACGAGGAATCGGCGGTGCCGCCCGCGGCGGAGGACGTCGACCTCGACAGCGAGCGCAACCGGGCGTTGTCGGCCCGGATTGCCGAGGAGTCGATCGTGCTCCTCGAAGACGACGGCATCCTGCCCTTGACCGTCGACTCCCGGGTGGCGTTGATCGGACCGGCCGCTGCCGAGTACCGGAGCCTGCTCGGATGCTACGCCTTCCCCAACCACGTGCTCACGAAGTACCCGGGGCACGACCCCGGCATCACGATCCCGACGATCGAGGCGGCGCTGCGCACCGAGCCGGGTGTCGGCGAGCTGCGCTTCGTCCGCGGCTGCGAGATCCTCGACGACGCCGAGGAGATCGCCACCGCCGTGAAGGCGGCCCGAGAGAGCGACGTGGCCGTGGTGGTCGTCGGCGATGTGGCCGGGCTCTTCGGCGCCGGCACCTCCGGCGAGGGATGCGACGCCCCCGACCTGCGGCTTCCCGGCCGCCAGCACGATCTTGTCCTGGCGGTGCTCGCCACGGGCGTGCCGACGGTGCTGGTCGTGGTCTCCGGACGCCCCTATGCACTGGGGGAGTACGGCGCGGCTCGCGCGATCGTGCAGGCCTTCTTCCCGGGTGCGGACGGTGCGGGCGCTATCGCCGGCATCCTCTCGGGTCGGGTCGCTCCGAGCGGGCGGCTTCCCGTGCAGATCCCGCGATCGCCCTCGGCCTCGACCACGTATCTCGAGCCGCCGCTGGGCCGCCACAACGCAGGCATCACGGTCGCCGACCCGACGCCGCTCTATCCGTTCGGATACGGACTGACCCGCGGCCGCGTCGAGTACGAGTCGATCGACGTGCCGGCCGCCCTCCGCACCGACGGGGCCGCCGAGGTCGTCGTCGCCGTGCGCAACACGGGCGCATCGGCAGTGGAGGTGGTGCAGCTCTACGCCTCCTACCCGTCCGGCCCGGTGGTGCGTCCGGAGGCGCAGCTCGTCGGCTTCGCCCGTATCCGCATCCCCGCGGGGGCCCGCCGGACCGTGCGGTTCACGCTCGAGGCCGCGCGCCTGGCCGCGACCGGGCTCGACGGTCGGCTGAGTGTGGACCCGGGTACCGTGGTGCTCGCCGCGGGCCCGTCGGCGGCGGACCGAGAATGTGCGGTGTCCGTCCGGCTCACCGGACCGCGACACCTGGTGCTGGCCCGCGCGGGGAGAACCGCGTGGGATGTCGATCATGGAGAGGATGAGGAATGA
- a CDS encoding carbohydrate ABC transporter permease — protein sequence MTHVTQEATVVSQVKPEVPARRRSRGSRVGKVRWYVYAFLIVAVVVSVFPLYYMFVIASVGASAVTSIPPRLYPGFNFFDIAAKVFETVPFLQSLLNSVIVSLVVAVVTALLCALAGFAFAKLQFPGRNTLFLIVLLTMTVPAQLSVIPQYLIISWLDWVDTLQAIILPGLASAFGIFWMRQHLSTTLNDELMAAARIDGANSWQIFWRIGFPVVRPAAFVLGLITFTGVWNDFMWPFIVLKSPELFTVQIALKQLQANRTIDLALTMGGSFMATLPLLIVFFFVGRRMVAGIMDGAFKG from the coding sequence ATGACTCACGTGACCCAGGAGGCGACCGTCGTGTCGCAGGTGAAGCCCGAAGTCCCCGCTCGCCGTCGCAGCCGCGGCAGCCGGGTCGGCAAGGTGCGCTGGTACGTCTACGCGTTCCTCATCGTCGCCGTGGTGGTCAGCGTCTTCCCGCTCTACTACATGTTCGTGATCGCCTCGGTCGGAGCGTCGGCCGTCACCTCGATCCCGCCGCGGCTGTACCCGGGGTTCAACTTCTTCGACATCGCGGCGAAGGTGTTCGAGACCGTGCCGTTCCTGCAGTCGCTGCTGAACAGCGTGATCGTCTCGCTCGTGGTCGCGGTCGTCACCGCGCTGCTGTGTGCGCTCGCCGGATTCGCCTTCGCGAAGTTGCAGTTCCCGGGCCGCAACACCCTGTTCCTCATCGTGCTCCTGACGATGACCGTTCCGGCGCAGCTCAGCGTGATCCCGCAGTACCTGATCATCTCGTGGCTCGACTGGGTCGACACGCTCCAGGCGATCATCCTGCCGGGACTCGCGAGCGCCTTCGGCATCTTCTGGATGCGGCAGCACCTGTCGACCACGCTGAACGACGAGCTGATGGCCGCCGCGCGCATCGACGGCGCGAACAGCTGGCAGATCTTCTGGCGCATCGGGTTCCCCGTCGTGCGGCCGGCCGCTTTCGTCCTCGGACTCATCACGTTCACCGGGGTGTGGAACGACTTCATGTGGCCGTTCATCGTGCTGAAGTCGCCCGAGCTGTTCACGGTGCAGATCGCGCTGAAGCAGCTGCAGGCGAACCGCACGATCGACCTGGCGCTGACCATGGGCGGCTCGTTCATGGCGACTCTGCCGCTGCTCATCGTGTTCTTCTTCGTCGGACGCCGCATGGTCGCGGGCATCATGGACGGGGCGTTCAAGGGATGA
- a CDS encoding carbohydrate ABC transporter permease, with protein MTATATAIPVQKTRRRDRPPTQKIRQPLAERVAPYLYVAPFFVIFAIFGLFPLLFTFYVALFDWNPIGEQTFVGLANFERLFQDPRFWNAFVNTFGIFLISTIPQLLLALGLAHLLNHATLKLANFFRMALLIPYITSVAATALVFAQIFDKNFGLINWVLDLVGAPAVNFMSSQLGSWIVISSMVMWRWFGYNTLLYLAGLQALPREMYEAASVDGASGWQQFIHLTIPSLRPIIIFTVIMSTIGGLQIFTEPLLVAPEAGLTCGGGRQCQTLALFLYEQGFGQFEFGYGSAIGVALFVIVVVVSLINFYLTTRTRKARA; from the coding sequence ATGACCGCGACAGCGACCGCAATCCCCGTCCAGAAGACCCGCCGGCGTGACCGGCCGCCCACCCAGAAGATCAGGCAGCCGCTCGCCGAACGCGTCGCTCCGTACCTCTACGTCGCGCCGTTCTTCGTCATCTTCGCGATCTTCGGCCTCTTCCCGCTGCTGTTCACCTTCTACGTGGCGCTGTTCGACTGGAACCCGATCGGCGAGCAGACATTCGTCGGTCTCGCGAACTTCGAGCGGCTCTTCCAGGACCCGCGGTTCTGGAACGCCTTCGTCAACACCTTCGGGATCTTCCTGATCTCGACGATCCCGCAGCTGCTGCTGGCACTCGGCCTGGCGCACCTGCTGAATCACGCCACGCTGAAGCTGGCGAATTTCTTCCGGATGGCCCTGCTCATCCCCTACATCACCTCGGTCGCCGCGACCGCGCTGGTGTTCGCGCAGATCTTCGACAAGAACTTCGGACTCATCAACTGGGTCCTCGATCTCGTCGGGGCGCCGGCGGTCAACTTCATGTCGTCGCAGCTCGGCTCCTGGATCGTGATCTCGTCGATGGTCATGTGGCGCTGGTTCGGCTACAACACCCTGCTCTACCTCGCCGGACTCCAGGCCCTTCCGCGGGAGATGTACGAAGCGGCATCCGTCGATGGAGCATCCGGATGGCAGCAGTTCATCCACCTGACGATCCCGTCGCTGCGGCCGATCATCATCTTCACCGTGATCATGTCGACGATCGGCGGACTGCAGATCTTCACCGAACCGCTGCTCGTCGCTCCCGAAGCGGGACTCACCTGCGGCGGCGGTCGTCAGTGCCAGACCCTCGCCCTCTTCCTCTACGAGCAGGGCTTCGGACAGTTCGAGTTCGGCTACGGCTCGGCGATCGGGGTGGCGCTGTTCGTCATCGTCGTGGTCGTGTCGCTGATCAACTTCTACCTGACCACCCGCACCAGGAAGGCACGCGCATGA
- a CDS encoding ABC transporter substrate-binding protein — protein sequence MNRRKLALPVAAIGAFALLISGCSSGGSDSGSGDPNAEFEFWSFTGIGQKDSVNRYLEKNPDAKVKLSEVGSTTETATALTAALAGGRVPDLVMIQNDDLPKFVENPGNFVDLRTLGGDDIGDEYLDWAIDGATAEDGSIIGIPTDVGGLSFAYRADLFEAAGLPTDPAEVAEMWSTWDKFIEMGEKYTAATGEPFVDNVETSVFFSTVNQVSEKYYSPDGELIYDKNPEVEEAFDVAVRTYDAGISASIPAWSSGWAPGKANGAFAVTTAPSWMLSGFKTDAPDTEGLWRIASIPGVGGNWGGSVIAIPARADNPEAAWQYIETMLSPEGQTEHFATVGTFPAANAALESEEVRNYTDPFFGDSPVGATMSDSVLEFSSFYNGPDTSAIGAALLNALVDMEAGNVKPADAWKTGLDSAKAAIGG from the coding sequence GTGAACCGTCGCAAACTGGCCCTGCCCGTCGCAGCGATCGGCGCATTCGCGCTGTTGATCTCCGGATGCTCATCCGGCGGATCGGACTCCGGATCCGGTGATCCGAACGCCGAGTTCGAGTTCTGGTCGTTCACCGGCATCGGGCAGAAGGATTCCGTCAACCGGTACCTGGAGAAGAACCCCGACGCCAAGGTGAAGCTGAGCGAGGTCGGCAGCACGACCGAGACGGCCACCGCTCTCACCGCCGCCCTCGCCGGCGGTCGCGTGCCCGATCTCGTCATGATCCAGAACGACGACCTGCCCAAGTTCGTCGAGAACCCGGGCAACTTCGTCGACCTGCGCACCCTCGGCGGCGACGACATCGGCGACGAGTACCTCGACTGGGCGATCGACGGAGCGACTGCGGAGGACGGCTCGATCATCGGGATCCCGACCGATGTGGGAGGCCTGAGCTTCGCCTATCGTGCCGACCTGTTCGAGGCAGCAGGCCTCCCGACCGACCCGGCCGAGGTGGCCGAGATGTGGTCGACCTGGGACAAGTTCATCGAGATGGGTGAGAAGTACACTGCCGCGACCGGTGAGCCCTTCGTCGACAACGTCGAGACGAGCGTGTTCTTCTCGACCGTGAACCAGGTGAGCGAGAAGTACTACTCGCCCGACGGCGAGCTGATCTACGACAAGAACCCCGAGGTCGAGGAGGCGTTCGACGTCGCCGTGCGCACCTACGACGCCGGCATCAGCGCCAGCATCCCCGCCTGGTCGTCGGGCTGGGCGCCCGGCAAGGCGAACGGCGCGTTCGCCGTCACGACGGCTCCCTCGTGGATGCTGTCCGGCTTCAAGACCGACGCCCCCGACACCGAGGGACTGTGGCGCATCGCGTCGATCCCCGGCGTGGGCGGCAACTGGGGTGGCAGCGTCATCGCGATCCCGGCTCGGGCCGACAACCCCGAGGCAGCCTGGCAGTACATCGAGACGATGCTGTCGCCGGAGGGTCAGACCGAGCATTTCGCGACGGTCGGCACCTTCCCCGCCGCGAACGCGGCCCTGGAGAGCGAAGAGGTGCGCAACTACACCGACCCGTTCTTCGGCGACTCGCCGGTCGGTGCGACCATGAGCGACTCGGTGCTCGAGTTCAGCTCGTTCTACAACGGTCCGGACACCAGCGCGATCGGTGCCGCGCTGCTGAACGCCCTGGTCGACATGGAGGCCGGCAACGTCAAACCGGCTGACGCATGGAAGACCGGGCTCGACAGCGCCAAAGCCGCCATCGGCGGCTGA
- a CDS encoding LacI family DNA-binding transcriptional regulator, which produces MVRPTIVDVAQAAGVSRATAARVLAGATNVDPAMTLSVEREAQRLGYETNFAARVLRGGRAGAVGLVIAFEELGSHSGTFFTAVLKGAAKGLSAGAVQPVLLPADEEDLDRIPRFLRSGALDGAIVILQHEITHLVERLADSPVPIAWVGRPHADIGPDPIVIDSDNYGGGVLAARALVEAGRRSIGIITGPLDLEQARDRTRGWTDELARHGIAPGPIVHGDFTLDSGTAAMARLLQRAPDLDGIFASSDLMAAGALRVLQAAGRRVPTDVSVVGFDDILIAGTSDPPLTTVRQPLEEMGRAAADTLLATIRGLPAEKEQLLPTSLILRESL; this is translated from the coding sequence ATGGTCAGACCCACCATCGTCGACGTCGCGCAGGCCGCAGGGGTCTCGCGCGCCACCGCGGCGCGCGTCCTGGCCGGCGCGACGAACGTCGACCCGGCGATGACCCTGTCGGTCGAGCGGGAGGCGCAGCGCCTCGGCTACGAGACGAACTTCGCCGCGCGGGTGCTCCGCGGCGGTCGCGCCGGCGCCGTGGGCCTGGTGATCGCCTTCGAAGAGCTCGGCAGCCACAGCGGAACCTTCTTCACCGCCGTGCTCAAGGGCGCGGCCAAAGGCCTGTCGGCGGGCGCGGTGCAACCGGTGCTCCTCCCCGCGGATGAGGAGGACCTCGACCGCATCCCGCGCTTCCTGCGCTCCGGCGCGCTCGACGGCGCCATCGTGATCCTGCAGCACGAGATCACTCACCTGGTGGAGCGGCTGGCCGACTCGCCCGTTCCGATCGCCTGGGTCGGACGCCCGCACGCCGACATCGGCCCCGACCCCATCGTGATCGACTCGGACAACTACGGCGGCGGCGTGCTCGCCGCCCGGGCCCTCGTCGAGGCGGGACGCCGGTCGATCGGGATCATCACCGGCCCGCTCGATCTCGAACAGGCCAGGGACCGGACACGCGGGTGGACCGACGAGCTCGCCCGACACGGCATCGCTCCGGGCCCGATCGTGCACGGAGACTTCACGCTCGACAGCGGCACCGCGGCGATGGCGCGGCTGCTGCAGCGAGCACCCGACCTCGACGGCATCTTCGCGTCGTCCGACCTCATGGCCGCGGGGGCGCTGCGCGTACTGCAGGCCGCGGGGCGTCGGGTTCCGACAGACGTGTCGGTCGTGGGCTTCGACGACATCCTCATCGCCGGCACCTCCGATCCGCCGCTGACCACGGTGCGCCAGCCGCTCGAGGAGATGGGCCGGGCGGCGGCCGACACTCTTCTCGCCACCATCCGCGGGCTGCCGGCCGAGAAGGAGCAGCTGCTGCCGACCTCCCTGATCCTCCGTGAATCGCTCTGA
- a CDS encoding nucleoside hydrolase — protein sequence MNRSDVRHTPPRRKVLISTDAANEADDQFAIVHALLSPVLDVRGVLPAHFGREGSRAASRAEVERLRSRMGASGDVAVAEGADGPLPDARTPRPSAASRLIIDEVYSDERRLCIAVLGPLTDVASALLEHPELVAADPLVVWVGGPPYEGFAGYSPEFNLVNDVPAAEVVFASGVEIWQIPMPVYTMIGVGHAELHERLSGTSTLGDYLVDQLIAFNATVEYGPLDFRSLGDSPAIGALLNPLGARWSLRPPPRFTADAQIDGVLDVDRRIRVCEAFDTRWLIEDMFAKLRAFGTDG from the coding sequence GTGAATCGCTCTGACGTCCGGCACACTCCTCCGCGCCGCAAGGTGCTGATCAGTACGGATGCCGCGAACGAGGCCGACGATCAGTTCGCGATCGTGCACGCACTGCTCTCGCCGGTGCTCGACGTGCGCGGAGTGCTGCCGGCGCACTTCGGTCGCGAGGGCAGCAGAGCGGCGTCGCGCGCCGAGGTCGAGCGGCTCCGCAGCCGGATGGGGGCGTCGGGGGATGTCGCGGTCGCCGAGGGCGCCGACGGCCCGCTGCCCGACGCGCGAACACCTCGCCCCTCCGCGGCATCGCGGCTGATCATCGATGAGGTGTACTCCGACGAGCGGCGGCTGTGCATCGCCGTGCTCGGCCCGCTCACCGACGTGGCCTCCGCACTCCTGGAGCACCCCGAGCTCGTCGCGGCCGATCCCCTCGTGGTGTGGGTGGGCGGTCCTCCCTACGAGGGGTTCGCGGGCTACTCCCCCGAGTTCAACCTCGTGAACGACGTACCGGCCGCCGAGGTCGTCTTCGCCTCCGGTGTCGAGATCTGGCAGATCCCGATGCCGGTGTACACGATGATCGGCGTCGGGCACGCCGAACTCCACGAGCGCCTCTCCGGCACCAGCACGCTCGGCGACTACCTCGTGGATCAGCTCATCGCGTTCAACGCGACCGTCGAGTACGGACCGCTGGACTTCCGCTCGCTCGGCGACAGCCCCGCGATCGGCGCGCTCCTGAATCCGCTCGGCGCACGCTGGAGCCTGCGTCCGCCGCCGCGGTTCACGGCCGACGCGCAGATCGACGGGGTGCTCGACGTCGACCGGCGCATCCGCGTGTGCGAGGCGTTCGACACCCGCTGGCTGATCGAGGACATGTTCGCGAAGCTGCGCGCGTTCGGCACCGACGGCTGA